A genomic region of Dunckerocampus dactyliophorus isolate RoL2022-P2 chromosome 8, RoL_Ddac_1.1, whole genome shotgun sequence contains the following coding sequences:
- the LOC129185977 gene encoding uncharacterized protein LOC129185977 isoform X1, with amino-acid sequence MKVKMEGSRLYAFTVMATLILMKASGEQILAAWTTASPTTNLNGKMVTLSSGGGGVSFYPPYFSLPPDTTTTRADDTKDNAVTTTVYPNTASSVFTYPRWTTEPPTGGVTVCLRYMLDLRWSSPVIFTLSPSSQAAMTLAVHYDGQHELRWSRLRYRSVYLSPSISMWPNVLPDIWSRVCITVDTLKSVVQLFSGANMSVRKMIPFKYVWSGEPVVAMSGLEGQVTDLQVWDYPLSYNAILNYMSSPAYGWPFGSVLTWSDIRYSLRGSTLLEDTYELRSKKTTRKKTRGHKLQANHRTSKNHGKAQLT; translated from the exons ATGAAGGTGAAAATGGAGGGCTCCAGGCTTTATGCGTTCACGGTgatggcaacactgatccttaTGAAAGCTTCTGGAGAACAAATCCTTGCAGCTTGGACCAcag CTTCTCCCACGACAAACTTAAATGGGAAGATGGTCACGTTGTCTTCCGGAGGGGGAGGGGTGTCCTTCTACCCGCCTTACTTCTCTCTTCCTCCGGACACCACCACAACCAGGGCCGACGACACCAAGGACAATGCCGTCACAACCACGGTCTACCCCAACACGGCCTCTTCTGTCTTCACCTACCCTCGCTGGACCACAGAGCCACCTACTGGag GTGTGACCGTGTGTCTGCGCTACATGTTGGACTTGAGGTGGTCGTCCCCCGTCATCTTCACTCTCAGTCCGTCCAGCCAGGCGGCCATGACACTTGCCGTACATTATGACGGTCAACATGAGCTGCGCTGGAGCAGACTGAGGTACCGGAGCGTTTACTTGAGTCCCAGCATCAGCATGTGGCCCAACGTCCTGCCGGACATCTGGAGTAGGGTGTGCATCACCGTGGATACGCTGAAGAGTGTGGTGCAGCTCTTTAGCGGCGCCAACATGAGCGTCAGGAAGATGATCCCTTTCAAG TACGTGTGGTCAGGTGAGCCTGTGGTTGCGATGTCAGGTCTTGAGGGTCAGGTGACTGACTTGCAAGTGTGGGATTATCCCCTTTCATACAACGCCATCTTGAACTACATGAGCAGCCCAGCCTACGG atgGCCCTTTGGTTCGGTCCTCACGTGGTCCGACATCAGATACTCCCTGAGAGGGAGCACCCTCCTTGAGGACACGTACGAGCTGAGGTCCAAGAAGACCACGAGAAAAAAGACACGTGGGCACAAACTACAAGCGAATCACAGGACCAGCAAGAACCATGGCAAGGCTCAATTGACCTGA
- the LOC129185978 gene encoding ADP-ribosylation factor 4-like: MTHAYIGGAYQCNRHTLADTHKHTGTYTLLEDDTLTASMGVLISRLFSVFTSKTPARILMVGLDAAGKTTLLYRMKLAEVVTTIPTVGFNVETVEYKNISFTVWDVGGQTIIRPLWKHYYVNTQGLIFVVDSNDPQRIKEAAEELHCMLEEDQLRNVALLIFANKQDLPHAMSVSEVTTALRLSGVSQPYYVQASCAVSGTGLVEGLDWLSKEILKQS; encoded by the exons ATGACACACGCATACATTGGCGGTGCCTATCAATGCAACCGACACACACtggcagacacacacaaacatacaggtACGTACACACTACTTGAAGACGACACGCTGACCGCAAGTATGGGcgtcctcatctcccgcctctTCTCCGTGTTTACATCCAAAACTCCCGCCAGGATCCTGATGG TGGGTCTGGATGCTGCTGGTAAAACCACTCTGCTGTACAGAATGAAGCTGGCTGAGGTGGTCACCACCATCCCTACTGTGG GCTTTAACGTGGAGACTGTTGAATATAAAAACATCTCTTTCACTGTTTGGGACGTCGGCGGTCAAACTATCATCAGACCACTCTGGAAACACTACTACGTTAATACGCAA GgtcttatatttgtggtggACAGCAACGACCCTCAGAGAATCAAAGAGGCCGCTGAGGAGCTGCACTGCATG CTAGAAGAGGACCAGCTGAGAAACGTGGCCTTGCTGATATTTGCCAACAAACAAGACCTCCCTCACGCCATGTCTGTCAGTGAGGTCACCACGGCCCTGCGCCTGTCGGGGGTCTCACAGCCG tattATGTTCAGGCTTCATGTGCGGTGAGTGGCACTGGTCTGGTGGAGGGTCTGGATTGGCTCTCCAAGGAGATCCTGAAACAGTCGTAG
- the LOC129185977 gene encoding uncharacterized protein LOC129185977 isoform X2 — MKVKMEGSRLYAFTVMATLILMKASGEQILAAWTTASPTTNLNGKMVTLSSGGGGVSFYPPYFSLPPDTTTTRADDTKDNAVTTTVYPNTASSVFTYPRWTTEPPTGGVTVCLRYMLDLRWSSPVIFTLSPSSQAAMTLAVHYDGQHELRWSRLRYRSVYLSPSISMWPNVLPDIWSRVCITVDTLKSVVQLFSGANMSVRKMIPFKMALWFGPHVVRHQILPEREHPP; from the exons ATGAAGGTGAAAATGGAGGGCTCCAGGCTTTATGCGTTCACGGTgatggcaacactgatccttaTGAAAGCTTCTGGAGAACAAATCCTTGCAGCTTGGACCAcag CTTCTCCCACGACAAACTTAAATGGGAAGATGGTCACGTTGTCTTCCGGAGGGGGAGGGGTGTCCTTCTACCCGCCTTACTTCTCTCTTCCTCCGGACACCACCACAACCAGGGCCGACGACACCAAGGACAATGCCGTCACAACCACGGTCTACCCCAACACGGCCTCTTCTGTCTTCACCTACCCTCGCTGGACCACAGAGCCACCTACTGGag GTGTGACCGTGTGTCTGCGCTACATGTTGGACTTGAGGTGGTCGTCCCCCGTCATCTTCACTCTCAGTCCGTCCAGCCAGGCGGCCATGACACTTGCCGTACATTATGACGGTCAACATGAGCTGCGCTGGAGCAGACTGAGGTACCGGAGCGTTTACTTGAGTCCCAGCATCAGCATGTGGCCCAACGTCCTGCCGGACATCTGGAGTAGGGTGTGCATCACCGTGGATACGCTGAAGAGTGTGGTGCAGCTCTTTAGCGGCGCCAACATGAGCGTCAGGAAGATGATCCCTTTCAAG atgGCCCTTTGGTTCGGTCCTCACGTGGTCCGACATCAGATACTCCCTGAGAGGGAGCACCCTCCTTGA